One Erythrobacter aureus DNA segment encodes these proteins:
- the rimO gene encoding 30S ribosomal protein S12 methylthiotransferase RimO, giving the protein MSTTTTPIPDQKKVGMVSLGCPKALVDSERILTRLRADGYAMSPDYAGADVVLVNTCGFLDSAKEESLQAIGEAIAENGRVIVTGCMGEEADAIRAAHPQVLAVTGAHQYEQVVEAVHEYAPPTQGPFIDLIPQPDVKLTPRHYSYLKISEGCNHSCAFCIIPDLRGKLASRRIDAVLREAEKLVAAGTKELLVISQDTSAYGVDTRHESRMWKGREVRAHMTDLARELGQLDIGGGTPPWVRLHYVYPYPHVDAVIPLMAEGLLTPYLDIPFQHASPKVLRAMKRPANEARVLERLKSWRETCPEIAIRSSFVVGFPGETEGDFQYLLDWLEEAQLDRVGAFRFEPVEGARANSLPDPVPEDIKEDRYARIMEVTERISAAKLAAKVGATIPVIIDEVGEPDEDGDIGATGRSQADAPEIDGAVYLRNVPSSLAAGDIVTVSIEDSDAHDLYGAVH; this is encoded by the coding sequence ATGAGCACGACCACTACCCCGATCCCCGACCAGAAGAAGGTCGGTATGGTTTCCCTCGGCTGTCCCAAGGCGCTGGTCGATTCCGAGCGCATCCTCACCCGCCTACGCGCCGACGGCTATGCGATGAGCCCGGATTATGCCGGTGCCGACGTGGTGCTGGTGAATACCTGCGGCTTTCTCGATTCCGCCAAGGAAGAAAGCCTGCAGGCCATTGGCGAGGCGATTGCCGAGAATGGCCGCGTCATCGTGACCGGCTGCATGGGCGAGGAAGCCGACGCCATTCGCGCGGCGCATCCACAGGTGCTCGCGGTCACCGGGGCGCATCAATACGAACAGGTGGTCGAGGCCGTGCACGAATACGCGCCGCCGACCCAAGGCCCGTTCATCGACCTGATCCCCCAGCCCGATGTCAAACTGACGCCCCGCCACTACAGCTATCTGAAGATCTCCGAAGGCTGCAATCATTCCTGCGCCTTCTGCATCATCCCGGACCTGCGTGGGAAGCTCGCCAGCCGCCGGATCGATGCTGTTCTGCGCGAAGCGGAAAAGCTGGTCGCTGCGGGCACCAAGGAACTGCTGGTCATCAGCCAGGACACCAGTGCCTATGGCGTCGATACGCGGCACGAGAGCCGTATGTGGAAAGGCCGCGAAGTGCGCGCGCATATGACCGATCTCGCGCGCGAGCTGGGCCAGCTCGACATCGGTGGGGGCACGCCGCCATGGGTTAGGCTGCATTATGTCTACCCCTATCCCCATGTCGACGCGGTAATTCCGTTGATGGCGGAGGGGCTGCTTACGCCCTATCTCGATATCCCGTTTCAGCATGCGAGCCCCAAGGTGCTGCGCGCGATGAAACGTCCGGCAAACGAGGCCAGGGTTCTCGAACGCCTCAAGTCGTGGCGCGAGACCTGTCCCGAAATCGCCATCCGTTCGAGCTTCGTGGTCGGCTTCCCCGGCGAAACCGAAGGGGATTTCCAGTACCTGCTCGATTGGCTCGAGGAAGCCCAGCTCGACCGTGTCGGTGCCTTCCGCTTCGAGCCCGTCGAAGGCGCACGGGCCAACAGCCTCCCCGACCCTGTGCCGGAAGACATCAAGGAAGACCGCTACGCCCGGATCATGGAAGTCACCGAACGGATCAGCGCGGCGAAGCTCGCGGCCAAGGTGGGGGCCACAATTCCGGTCATCATCGACGAAGTCGGCGAACCGGATGAAGATGGCGACATCGGCGCAACCGGGCGCAGCCAGGCAGACGCGCCGGAGATCGACGGGGCGGTTTACCTGCGCAACGTGCCGAGCTCCCTCGCGGCGGGCGATATCGTAACTGTCTCAATAGAGGACAGTGACGCGCACGACTTGTATGGAGCGGTACACTGA
- a CDS encoding DUF1761 domain-containing protein, which translates to MGEINWLPVLLGALAFFLVGAIWYGVLFSKAWQKAAGISDEQLQGGNMALIFGLTFLAEVVIAMTLWHLIVRTGASDRAVMMMAIGFGATIMTPAIGINYLYLRKTLAHFLIDAGHFIVGMAAMGGVFLYFR; encoded by the coding sequence ATGGGTGAGATCAACTGGTTGCCTGTGCTGCTTGGCGCGCTGGCATTCTTTCTGGTGGGGGCCATCTGGTACGGAGTGCTGTTCAGCAAGGCGTGGCAAAAGGCGGCGGGCATTAGCGACGAGCAGCTTCAGGGCGGAAATATGGCGCTGATCTTCGGCCTGACATTCCTTGCAGAAGTCGTGATTGCGATGACGTTGTGGCATCTGATCGTCCGTACTGGCGCCAGCGACCGGGCGGTGATGATGATGGCAATCGGATTTGGCGCCACGATCATGACCCCGGCCATCGGGATCAACTACCTCTACCTACGAAAGACGCTGGCCCATTTCCTTATCGATGCCGGTCACTTCATCGTGGGTATGGCGGCGATGGGCGGTGTCTTCCTTTATTTCCGCTAA
- a CDS encoding potassium channel family protein, with product MSSDKQVDRIAPTNPPRSYRGPRFQPLRRAVKLPVWGDLGIRLGLALFLIFIVIMVHWWDREGLVDNLDGEVSFLDVIYFTMISITTTGFGDIAPISDRARLVEAVIVTPIRFAVFFIFVGTAYNFIIKRSWEKWRMARIQEQLSDHIVVLGYGISGSEAVSELIERGTDPSCIVVIDPSEDRLSEAEALGCNVMAADATRDQTLKAVRIAEAQNVLVSAGRDDTTILITLTVRALAPNVPISAVVRADDNESLARQAGADNVINPVRFTGLLLAGSAKGEHIAEYLADLASVTGRVQLVEREITEEECGSAIGELRTGGRGLRVYRDGRALGFWEDECQRLQPGDVVVEIVPTTNGETKGDGHAREDRKRRLED from the coding sequence ATGAGCAGCGACAAGCAGGTCGACAGGATCGCCCCTACCAATCCGCCCCGCAGCTATCGCGGGCCGCGGTTCCAGCCGCTCAGGCGCGCGGTCAAGCTCCCGGTCTGGGGCGATCTCGGTATCCGGCTCGGTCTGGCGCTGTTCCTGATTTTCATCGTCATCATGGTCCACTGGTGGGACCGCGAAGGATTGGTCGACAATCTCGACGGCGAGGTCAGCTTCCTCGACGTCATCTATTTCACGATGATATCGATTACTACCACAGGCTTTGGCGATATCGCCCCGATTTCGGACCGTGCGCGACTCGTCGAAGCGGTCATTGTGACTCCGATCCGCTTTGCCGTCTTCTTCATCTTCGTCGGCACGGCGTATAATTTCATCATCAAGCGCAGCTGGGAGAAATGGCGCATGGCCCGCATCCAGGAACAGCTCTCCGATCACATCGTCGTGCTTGGCTATGGCATATCCGGCTCCGAAGCGGTCAGCGAACTGATCGAGCGCGGCACGGACCCATCCTGTATCGTCGTAATCGATCCCAGCGAAGACAGGCTCTCAGAAGCCGAAGCGCTGGGCTGCAATGTCATGGCCGCCGATGCCACGCGCGACCAGACGCTCAAGGCAGTGCGGATTGCCGAGGCTCAGAACGTCCTCGTATCGGCCGGACGCGACGATACCACGATACTGATAACGCTGACTGTGCGCGCGCTCGCCCCCAATGTTCCGATCAGTGCCGTCGTGCGCGCCGATGACAACGAATCGCTCGCGCGCCAGGCGGGCGCCGACAATGTCATCAATCCCGTGCGCTTTACCGGCCTGCTGCTCGCCGGCAGCGCCAAAGGGGAACATATCGCCGAATATCTCGCAGACCTCGCCAGTGTCACCGGCCGAGTCCAACTGGTCGAGCGTGAGATCACCGAGGAAGAATGTGGCAGCGCTATCGGCGAGCTGCGAACCGGGGGCCGGGGCTTGCGGGTCTATCGCGACGGCAGAGCGCTCGGTTTCTGGGAAGACGAATGCCAGCGCTTGCAGCCAGGCGACGTGGTGGTCGAAATCGTGCCCACCACCAATGGTGAGACCAAGGGCGACGGGCACGCTCGCGAGGACCGCAAAAGGAGGCTTGAGGATTAG
- the surE gene encoding 5'/3'-nucleotidase SurE, giving the protein MRILLTNDDGIHAPGLEVLEAIARQFSDDIWICAPDEEQSGMGHALTLTRPVRLRKHGERRFSVTGTPTDAVTMGLRKVIEAQPDVILSGVNRGANLADDITYSGTVSAAIEGALAGVRSIALSQVYSKEGMGENGPFGPATEWGAKVLAPLLDTPLPKRTLVNVNFPPVPPSEVKGIRAVRQGFHDYSRGTVVEGRDPRGFQYYWFGLEAIEHTLDHGTDLEAIDEGYISVTPLQLDLTHHSSLGALAERFEG; this is encoded by the coding sequence ATGCGTATCCTGCTCACCAATGACGATGGCATCCACGCACCGGGCCTCGAAGTGCTCGAAGCGATTGCGCGCCAGTTTTCGGACGACATCTGGATCTGCGCGCCCGACGAGGAACAATCGGGCATGGGCCATGCGCTCACCCTCACCCGCCCGGTGCGGCTACGCAAGCATGGCGAGCGCCGGTTCTCGGTCACCGGAACGCCAACCGATGCGGTCACCATGGGACTGCGCAAGGTGATCGAGGCACAGCCCGATGTCATCCTGTCGGGCGTCAATCGCGGAGCGAACCTGGCCGACGACATCACCTATTCGGGCACCGTTTCGGCGGCCATCGAAGGTGCGCTGGCCGGGGTGCGCTCGATCGCGCTGAGTCAGGTCTATTCGAAAGAGGGCATGGGCGAAAACGGCCCCTTCGGCCCGGCGACGGAATGGGGCGCGAAAGTGCTGGCGCCGCTGCTCGACACGCCGCTACCCAAGCGCACGCTGGTCAATGTGAACTTTCCGCCTGTGCCTCCGTCCGAAGTGAAAGGCATCCGCGCGGTGCGCCAGGGCTTTCACGATTACTCGCGCGGGACGGTAGTCGAAGGCCGCGATCCACGCGGATTCCAGTATTACTGGTTCGGCCTCGAAGCGATCGAGCACACGCTCGACCATGGCACCGATCTCGAAGCAATCGACGAGGGGTATATTTCGGTGACCCCGCTTCAACTCGACCTCACCCACCACTCTTCGCTCGGCGCGCTGGCCGAGCGCTTCGAAGGGTGA
- the serS gene encoding serine--tRNA ligase, whose amino-acid sequence MHDIAFIRANPSDFDAALARRGAEPVADRIVALDAKKREAATRVQQAQSRRNEASKAIGQAMGQGDKDKAEALKAEVAEIKANMPEWEEAERAAGTELHDLLATLPNLPADDVPQGVDETDNVEQHQWGTKREFDFEPKEHADIGPALGMDFETGTKLSGARFTFLRGDIARLHRALAQFMLDKQTRENGYTECNPPVLVGDDAMYGTDKLPKFPEDSFSTFKSLNEKMQDELSRVLPAGASIRDTLRAAMSAYDNNVDLPERLWLVPTSEVPLTYSVAGDILPDLAEPIRMTAHTLCFRSEAGSAGRDTRGFIRQHQFEKVELVSVCRPEDSEAEHERMTKCAEGVLEALNLPYRRMLLCTGDMGFGARKTYDLEVWLPGQGAWREISSCSNTGDFQARRMNARYRPEGEKKTAFVHTLNGSGLAVGRTLVAVMENYQQADGSVTVPQCLAPYMGGVTRLEPIS is encoded by the coding sequence ATGCACGATATCGCCTTTATTCGAGCCAACCCGTCCGACTTCGATGCCGCCCTCGCCCGCCGCGGGGCGGAGCCGGTGGCCGACCGCATCGTCGCGCTCGACGCCAAGAAGCGCGAGGCGGCAACCCGGGTCCAGCAGGCGCAGAGTCGCCGCAACGAGGCCTCCAAGGCAATCGGCCAGGCAATGGGCCAGGGCGATAAGGACAAGGCCGAAGCGCTGAAGGCCGAAGTGGCCGAGATCAAGGCAAACATGCCCGAATGGGAAGAGGCCGAGCGCGCTGCGGGAACCGAGCTGCACGATCTGCTCGCCACCCTGCCCAACCTGCCCGCAGACGACGTGCCGCAAGGGGTGGACGAGACCGACAATGTCGAGCAGCACCAGTGGGGCACGAAGCGCGAGTTCGATTTCGAGCCCAAGGAACACGCCGACATCGGCCCCGCGCTCGGCATGGATTTCGAAACCGGCACCAAGCTGTCGGGCGCGCGCTTTACCTTCCTGCGCGGCGACATCGCCCGCCTCCATCGCGCGCTCGCGCAGTTCATGCTCGACAAGCAAACGCGCGAGAACGGCTATACCGAATGCAACCCGCCCGTGCTGGTGGGCGACGATGCGATGTACGGCACCGACAAGCTGCCGAAATTCCCAGAAGACTCGTTCTCGACGTTCAAAAGCCTGAATGAAAAGATGCAGGACGAGCTTAGCCGAGTTCTTCCGGCAGGCGCTTCTATTCGCGATACTTTGCGTGCCGCGATGTCCGCATACGACAACAATGTCGATCTGCCAGAGCGTCTTTGGCTCGTGCCCACCTCGGAAGTCCCCCTCACCTATTCGGTCGCGGGCGACATCCTGCCCGATCTGGCCGAGCCGATCCGCATGACCGCGCATACGCTGTGCTTCCGTTCCGAAGCCGGCTCCGCTGGCCGCGATACGCGAGGGTTCATCCGCCAGCACCAGTTCGAAAAGGTCGAACTGGTCAGCGTCTGTCGCCCCGAAGACAGCGAGGCGGAACACGAGCGCATGACCAAATGCGCGGAAGGCGTGCTCGAAGCGCTGAACCTGCCCTATCGCCGCATGCTGCTGTGCACCGGCGATATGGGCTTCGGCGCACGCAAGACCTACGATCTCGAAGTGTGGCTGCCCGGTCAGGGTGCCTGGCGCGAGATTTCGTCCTGTTCGAACACGGGCGATTTCCAGGCCCGCCGCATGAATGCGCGCTATCGCCCCGAAGGCGAGAAGAAGACCGCCTTCGTCCATACCCTCAATGGTTCGGGCCTCGCCGTCGGCCGCACGCTGGTCGCGGTGATGGAAAACTACCAGCAGGCCGATGGCAGCGTCACCGTGCCGCAATGCCTTGCGCCCTATATGGGCGGCGTAACCAGACTGGAGCCGATATCCTGA
- a CDS encoding sulfotransferase family protein — translation MNDQPIQPPRRTRFIDIADGVIRGGRRLGVIDPARLDRNFLLEQAVDATGLDDFGDRWFERPFDVLLDSVRHEAQLNAAGDFSAMKMFHHVLRDRLYTQMWFARHPEILARPLKNPVVIVGPMRSGTTRLHRLLASDKRFAHLRSFETISPVPRPEFEAVLAGEAEDFRPKLASRILKVARLANPRTLSIHPTGPFEPEEELGLVAASMYGMKWEAQWHVPGYSEWCASESAVPAYRHMANLLRLIGWSQQESSLRPWILKTPQHMLDLPALLEVFPDARLIFTHRDPRQVVGSAASLAWNQTTIYTDRVSPEETGRQWLDKTEQMIAKMRSARDAIPRDRMIDVQYEDMERDWRETMERVYRFLGLDMEPAVPAMQRYLDRSANLKRNPHRYSLEEFGLSEGEVNERFADYTEIYGIPVEGRAAPMSRRVAK, via the coding sequence TTGAACGACCAGCCGATCCAGCCACCGCGCCGAACCCGCTTCATCGATATCGCGGATGGCGTGATCCGGGGTGGGCGCAGGCTGGGGGTGATCGATCCGGCGCGGCTCGACAGGAACTTCTTGCTGGAACAAGCGGTTGACGCGACCGGCCTCGACGATTTCGGTGATCGGTGGTTCGAACGCCCGTTCGACGTGCTGCTCGATAGTGTTCGGCACGAGGCACAGCTCAATGCGGCGGGCGATTTCTCCGCCATGAAGATGTTCCATCATGTGCTGCGCGACCGGCTCTACACCCAGATGTGGTTTGCCCGGCATCCCGAAATCCTCGCCCGGCCGCTGAAGAACCCCGTGGTGATCGTCGGTCCGATGCGGTCGGGAACGACCCGGCTGCACCGGCTGCTGGCGAGCGATAAACGCTTTGCCCATTTGCGCAGCTTCGAGACGATCAGCCCCGTGCCGCGCCCCGAATTCGAGGCAGTGCTGGCGGGCGAGGCGGAAGATTTCCGGCCCAAGCTTGCGAGCCGCATCCTCAAGGTGGCGCGGCTGGCCAATCCGCGCACGCTGTCGATCCACCCGACCGGGCCGTTCGAGCCCGAGGAGGAGCTCGGCCTGGTTGCCGCCTCGATGTACGGGATGAAATGGGAAGCGCAGTGGCATGTGCCGGGATATTCCGAGTGGTGTGCGAGCGAATCCGCCGTGCCTGCCTATCGCCACATGGCCAATCTGCTGCGGCTGATCGGCTGGTCGCAGCAGGAAAGCTCTTTGCGGCCTTGGATCCTCAAGACCCCGCAACACATGCTCGATCTGCCCGCGCTACTCGAAGTGTTTCCCGATGCGCGGCTGATTTTTACCCACCGCGATCCACGGCAGGTCGTCGGCAGCGCCGCCTCGCTCGCGTGGAACCAGACGACGATCTACACCGATCGCGTATCGCCTGAGGAAACCGGGCGGCAGTGGCTCGACAAGACCGAGCAGATGATCGCGAAGATGCGATCGGCGCGCGATGCCATCCCGCGCGACCGCATGATCGATGTGCAATATGAGGATATGGAGCGGGACTGGCGCGAAACGATGGAGCGGGTCTATCGCTTCCTCGGCCTCGACATGGAACCGGCGGTGCCGGCAATGCAGCGCTATCTCGACCGTTCGGCCAATCTGAAGCGCAACCCGCACCGCTACAGCCTGGAAGAATTCGGCCTCAGCGAAGGCGAGGTGAACGAACGCTTCGCCGACTATACCGAGATATACGGCATCCCGGTGGAAGGACGGGCGGCGCCCATGTCGAGGCGGGTCGCCAAATAG
- a CDS encoding TonB-dependent receptor, producing MRSTRILAASLLCSAATTALIAAPVQAQSAEDAISEAAPAADEDVIIVTARRREERLLDVPVAVSAISGEQLSQRGALDITDVGQTVPNVTLEASRATNSTLSAFIRGIGQQDPVSGFEQGVGIYLDDVYLNRPQAAVLDIYDVERIEVLRGPQGTLYGRNTIGGAVKYVTRRLPQDTALKVRATYGTYDQAEGVITASTPLGDLARIGGSIARLSRGGFGDNLTTGLENYNKDIWAGRASLELGGYGEPVFIRVQGDYTKDKSNPRGGHRLIPGLVSGAPVLDNVFDTRGALNDPEQEVESYGLSLHAEVELSNALTFRSISAWRKDDSFTPIDFDALPAVDLDVPGAYFNEQLSQEFQLVWDDGGPFSGLLGFYYLDAKADTLFDVRLFTTFAGFTAFTQANVDTETYAIFGDFTYDLNEQFSLSVGGRYTWDERSAEILRQNYLGGGSPVFGGAGVPFGGPSTDFEGSREFKKFTPRASISFKPTPDHNIYASYSKGFKGGGFDPRGVGLNAPTTTQGGPTDQEVADFLSFAPEEVDSYEIGYKGNIGILNIAAAAFYADYTDVQIPGSVACQVGGVTTFCGVVSNAGKATFKGLELEANARFPGGFGLAGSLGYIDAQYDEYITNIGNTPTDVAESRVVQNTPELTGSITASYDTPVGAGDLYLATTLSYRSKTSQFEIPNPFLDQDGFALLDASVVYTAPGNRWSVGLYGKNLLDKEYKTSGYTFVRTDPRTGAIQNGANGYPIPTLGPEGTLTAFYGNPRQVFASVTFTY from the coding sequence ATGCGTTCGACCAGAATTCTAGCCGCAAGCCTGCTCTGCAGCGCAGCCACGACAGCACTCATTGCCGCGCCCGTGCAGGCGCAATCGGCTGAAGACGCGATCTCGGAAGCTGCCCCTGCCGCCGACGAAGATGTCATCATCGTCACCGCCCGACGCCGCGAAGAGAGACTGCTGGACGTGCCCGTGGCCGTGAGTGCCATCAGCGGCGAGCAGCTTTCGCAGCGGGGTGCTCTCGACATTACCGATGTCGGGCAGACCGTGCCCAATGTCACGCTCGAGGCCAGTCGCGCGACCAATTCCACCCTGTCCGCCTTCATCCGCGGGATCGGCCAGCAGGACCCGGTTTCCGGCTTCGAGCAGGGCGTCGGCATCTATCTCGACGATGTCTATCTCAACCGCCCGCAGGCGGCGGTGCTCGACATCTACGATGTCGAGCGGATCGAGGTGCTGCGCGGCCCGCAGGGTACGCTCTACGGCCGCAATACGATCGGCGGCGCGGTCAAATATGTCACCCGGCGCCTGCCGCAGGACACCGCGTTGAAAGTGCGCGCGACCTATGGCACTTACGATCAGGCGGAAGGCGTCATCACCGCCTCGACCCCGCTTGGCGACTTGGCCCGTATCGGCGGGTCGATCGCGCGGCTTTCGCGCGGCGGTTTCGGCGACAATCTCACCACCGGCCTTGAAAACTACAACAAGGATATCTGGGCCGGCCGCGCGAGCCTCGAGCTTGGCGGCTATGGCGAGCCGGTCTTTATCCGCGTGCAGGGCGATTACACCAAAGACAAGAGCAATCCGCGCGGCGGCCACCGGCTGATCCCGGGGCTCGTTTCGGGTGCGCCAGTTCTCGACAATGTCTTCGACACGCGCGGCGCGCTCAACGATCCGGAACAGGAAGTCGAATCCTACGGCCTGTCGCTGCATGCGGAGGTCGAACTGAGCAATGCGCTGACCTTCCGTTCGATCTCGGCATGGAGGAAGGACGACAGCTTCACCCCGATCGATTTCGACGCGCTTCCGGCGGTCGACCTCGATGTGCCCGGCGCCTATTTCAACGAGCAGCTCAGCCAGGAATTCCAGCTCGTCTGGGACGATGGCGGGCCGTTCAGCGGGTTGCTCGGCTTCTATTATCTCGACGCCAAGGCCGACACGCTGTTCGACGTGCGCCTTTTCACCACCTTCGCAGGGTTTACCGCCTTCACCCAGGCCAATGTGGATACCGAAACCTATGCCATCTTCGGCGATTTCACCTACGATCTGAACGAGCAATTCAGCCTGTCGGTCGGCGGGCGCTACACCTGGGATGAACGCAGCGCCGAAATCCTCCGCCAGAACTATCTGGGCGGCGGTTCACCGGTCTTCGGCGGTGCCGGCGTTCCTTTCGGCGGGCCGAGCACCGACTTCGAAGGTAGCCGCGAGTTCAAGAAATTCACGCCCCGGGCCTCGATAAGCTTCAAGCCCACGCCCGATCACAATATTTATGCAAGCTATTCAAAAGGCTTCAAGGGCGGCGGTTTCGATCCACGCGGGGTCGGCCTCAATGCGCCCACCACGACGCAGGGAGGCCCGACCGACCAAGAGGTCGCCGACTTCCTGAGTTTCGCGCCCGAGGAAGTCGACAGCTACGAGATCGGTTACAAGGGCAATATCGGTATCCTGAACATCGCCGCAGCGGCCTTCTATGCCGACTACACCGACGTTCAGATTCCGGGCTCGGTCGCGTGTCAGGTCGGGGGCGTGACGACCTTCTGCGGCGTCGTCTCCAATGCGGGCAAGGCCACCTTCAAGGGCCTCGAACTAGAGGCCAATGCGCGCTTCCCCGGCGGGTTCGGCCTTGCCGGATCGCTCGGCTATATCGACGCGCAATATGACGAATACATCACCAATATCGGCAATACGCCGACCGATGTGGCGGAATCCCGCGTGGTTCAGAACACGCCCGAGCTAACCGGCAGCATCACCGCCAGCTATGATACGCCGGTGGGCGCAGGCGATCTCTATCTCGCAACGACGCTGTCCTACCGCAGCAAGACGAGCCAGTTCGAGATTCCGAACCCCTTCCTCGACCAGGACGGCTTTGCGCTGCTCGATGCGAGCGTGGTCTATACGGCCCCCGGCAATCGCTGGAGCGTGGGGCTCTACGGCAAGAACCTGCTCGACAAGGAGTACAAGACCAGCGGCTATACCTTTGTGAGGACCGATCCAAGGACGGGCGCGATCCAGAATGGTGCGAACGGATACCCCATTCCGACCCTCGGCCCCGAAGGCACGTTGACGGCCTTCTACGGCAACCCGAGGCAGGTCTTCGCTTCGGTAACCTTCACCTACTGA
- a CDS encoding TetR/AcrR family transcriptional regulator — MTMAGELNDKTPRTERGRRTLRKLLDAAATEFAERGFHEASISGITRSAGVALGTFYTYFDSKDAIFRALVSDMSAGVGKAAREALDPSMGALEVERVALRAFLEFASEHKEIYRIIDEAEFVDPESYRAHYETIGARIEERLKKGAESEEFLPGLGTPEAWALMGMNVFLGLRYVIWAREGDPDFQEIARRANAMLANGIGGSAE; from the coding sequence ATGACAATGGCGGGCGAATTGAACGACAAGACGCCGCGCACCGAGCGCGGGCGGCGGACCTTGCGCAAGCTACTGGATGCAGCGGCAACCGAGTTTGCCGAGCGGGGTTTTCACGAGGCGTCTATCAGCGGCATCACGCGTAGCGCCGGTGTCGCGCTGGGCACGTTCTATACCTATTTCGACAGCAAGGATGCGATCTTTCGCGCTCTCGTCTCCGATATGAGCGCCGGTGTCGGCAAGGCGGCGCGCGAAGCGCTCGATCCGTCGATGGGCGCGCTGGAAGTGGAACGTGTCGCCCTGCGCGCATTCCTCGAATTCGCTTCCGAGCATAAGGAGATATACCGGATCATCGACGAGGCGGAGTTCGTCGATCCAGAAAGCTATCGCGCGCATTACGAAACCATCGGCGCGCGGATCGAAGAGCGCTTGAAAAAAGGCGCGGAGAGCGAGGAATTCCTACCGGGTCTCGGCACTCCCGAAGCCTGGGCACTGATGGGAATGAACGTCTTTCTCGGTCTGCGCTATGTGATCTGGGCGCGCGAAGGCGATCCCGATTTCCAGGAAATCGCGCGCCGGGCCAATGCCATGCTAGCCAACGGGATTGGCGGATCGGCCGAGTGA